Proteins co-encoded in one Streptobacillus felis genomic window:
- a CDS encoding site-specific integrase, which yields MAHFKKLDSGKWLVKFSYKDNKGYNKQVKRQGFNTKREAQDFVNEHVKTYSNSDNLTIDNLINNYLKYKENVKYNTMKKYKNNIKHILTYFNKDTLINDIKQKQVLDLLLTFNDRPVAQRELKQFLYSIFDYATTYHNLKDNPISKIKLESKKEKKEKVIYTLEDFKKLDSILQGIQYNIKTRAFFNLLFFSGARPGEITALTLKDIDYNNNTIDINKTRISCTTSNSPKNKNSYRVVSIPKKVMELLQDYTSQLPNIDNLYIFSYTIIYNNLLLKLIDKYNLKKITLHGFRHSHASLLIKKGIPITDITKRLGHANPKITLQVYSHFYNDNKDNVIDLLNNLE from the coding sequence ATGGCACATTTTAAAAAATTAGATAGTGGTAAATGGCTCGTTAAATTTAGTTATAAAGATAATAAAGGTTATAACAAACAAGTAAAAAGGCAAGGCTTTAATACTAAAAGAGAGGCACAAGACTTTGTAAATGAGCATGTAAAGACTTATTCAAATAGTGATAATTTAACAATAGATAACCTAATTAATAACTATTTGAAATATAAAGAAAATGTTAAATATAACACAATGAAAAAATATAAAAACAATATCAAGCATATACTGACATATTTCAATAAAGATACATTGATTAATGATATAAAACAAAAACAAGTACTAGACTTATTACTTACTTTTAATGATAGACCCGTTGCACAAAGAGAATTAAAACAATTTTTATATAGCATTTTTGATTATGCAACTACATACCACAATTTAAAAGATAACCCTATCAGTAAAATTAAGTTAGAGAGTAAAAAAGAGAAAAAAGAAAAAGTTATATATACACTTGAAGATTTTAAAAAACTAGATAGTATATTACAAGGAATACAATACAATATTAAAACGAGGGCCTTTTTCAATTTATTATTTTTTAGTGGTGCTAGACCAGGAGAGATTACAGCACTAACTTTAAAAGATATAGACTACAACAATAATACTATTGATATCAATAAAACTAGAATAAGTTGTACAACCTCAAACAGTCCCAAAAATAAAAACAGTTATAGAGTTGTATCAATTCCTAAAAAAGTAATGGAACTTTTACAAGATTATACAAGTCAATTACCAAATATAGATAATTTATATATATTTAGTTATACAATAATATATAATAACTTATTACTTAAATTAATAGATAAATACAACCTTAAAAAGATAACATTACACGGCTTTAGGCACTCCCACGCTAGTTTATTAATCAAAAAAGGTATACCTATAACCGACATTACAAAAAGGTTAGGACACGCTAACCCCAAAATAACATTGCAAGTGTACTCACATTTTTACAACGATAATAAAGACAATGTTATAGACTTATTAAATAATTTAGAATAA